A single region of the Methanoculleus sp. SDB genome encodes:
- a CDS encoding uridylate kinase gives MNSRTRAPLVVKIGGSLSDRFPSLVPLLIGSGRDLLLVPGGGRFADAVRETELDDDASHWMAVAAMEQTGWSLVSHGVPPVSRLRLPKGTEVFLPYCALRDADALPHSWDVTSDTIAAWVARFLGCDLLILKSVDGLHAASRLLTRIEAPVPCSEVDAGFLPYVLGHGIRTTIINGRIEERVRAALAGVPVTGTVVHPHI, from the coding sequence ATGAACTCTCGAACGAGAGCGCCTCTCGTGGTAAAGATCGGGGGGAGCCTCTCCGACCGGTTCCCGTCGCTCGTTCCCCTTCTTATCGGGAGCGGGCGCGATTTACTGCTTGTTCCCGGTGGCGGGCGGTTTGCAGACGCGGTACGGGAGACGGAGCTGGATGACGATGCCTCTCACTGGATGGCCGTTGCGGCGATGGAGCAGACGGGGTGGTCCCTTGTCTCGCACGGTGTCCCTCCCGTATCACGCCTCAGGCTGCCGAAGGGGACGGAGGTATTTCTTCCGTACTGTGCCTTGCGGGACGCCGATGCGCTGCCGCACAGCTGGGATGTCACATCGGACACGATAGCGGCCTGGGTTGCCCGTTTCCTCGGGTGTGATCTGCTGATCCTCAAGTCAGTCGACGGCCTGCATGCAGCATCACGGCTCCTCACCCGCATCGAGGCGCCCGTCCCCTGCAGTGAGGTGGATGCCGGATTCCTGCCCTACGTGCTCGGGCACGGAATTAGGACCACGATAATCAACGGCAGGATTGAGGAAAGAGTCCGTGCGGCACTTGCCGGGGTCCCCGTCACGGGCACGGTGGTTCATCCACACATTTAA
- a CDS encoding MarR family transcriptional regulator, translating to MPEARLPPSSQTILILLAEGGEMTHKDLVTQSRLAPRTVRYALKKLKEHKLIIEKFNFRDARQIIYQFKPDTCMATT from the coding sequence ATGCCTGAGGCAAGGCTTCCGCCGTCATCCCAGACAATTCTGATACTCCTTGCAGAAGGAGGAGAGATGACGCACAAGGATCTCGTAACGCAAAGCCGTCTTGCACCGCGTACGGTGCGCTACGCGCTTAAGAAACTCAAGGAACACAAACTCATCATCGAGAAGTTCAACTTCAGGGATGCACGACAGATTATATATCAGTTCAAGCCCGATACCTGTATGGCGACAACATGA
- a CDS encoding phospholipase produces the protein MMRLLPVLLLLCVLCPAAGAVMITEFCPDTWQTGEQDEFLVLEGAGSLAGILVSDGEGSIRFPAGSRISGQLTIARYATAYRRTHGILPDYEIYDTVAGVPDVIRTGDMRLANSQDELVLSENGVVVQTVAWPADVRPREGQVHVCEEGIWDCRPFFIGQSRLSPATYHDVSLTAFVSPDCARTVLEQAIEDADRYIYANVYEMTDPFIAGRLASCASSGITVAVLLEGGPVGGIPDGESAAAAELIRSGATVLQMGTTDTAHARYRYTHAKYLLTDGDSVLLTSENFKPGGFPGDGISGNRGWGVYIEDPGVARYFETVWHEDAEGNDITPFVPRDMAPGDTGGGAYTAGHSPASFSGTVVTPVISPDTSRLIPGLIDSATRTLDIEQAYITPWPESGENPYLAAAIDAARRGVRVRVLLDSSWFNTDGNNDNDECVAAINALAREEGLLLEARCAGLEALGLEKIHTKGVIVDGERVLVSSINWNENSPCFNREAGVIVDHPGVGAYFTAVFEEDWTASAPATGKGVDWTKWAAAAGIVAVLAVLGYRRHRL, from the coding sequence ATTATGCGCCTGCTGCCCGTGCTCCTGCTCCTCTGTGTGCTCTGCCCCGCCGCGGGCGCCGTTATGATCACCGAATTCTGCCCCGACACATGGCAGACGGGAGAACAGGACGAATTTCTGGTTCTTGAGGGAGCCGGGAGCCTTGCCGGGATTCTCGTAAGCGACGGGGAAGGCAGTATCCGGTTTCCTGCGGGATCACGGATATCCGGGCAGCTCACTATCGCCCGGTATGCGACCGCATACCGGAGAACGCACGGGATCCTTCCCGACTACGAGATCTACGATACCGTTGCGGGAGTTCCGGACGTAATCAGGACCGGCGATATGCGGCTCGCAAACAGTCAGGACGAGCTCGTCCTTTCCGAAAATGGTGTTGTGGTGCAGACCGTCGCATGGCCGGCGGATGTCCGGCCCCGCGAAGGACAGGTGCATGTCTGTGAGGAGGGTATCTGGGACTGCCGGCCGTTCTTTATCGGGCAGTCACGCCTCTCGCCTGCCACGTACCATGACGTGTCACTCACTGCATTCGTCTCCCCTGACTGCGCACGAACCGTCCTGGAGCAGGCGATTGAAGACGCCGACCGGTATATATATGCGAACGTCTACGAAATGACCGATCCGTTCATTGCCGGACGCCTTGCGTCATGCGCCTCATCGGGCATCACAGTTGCCGTCCTTCTTGAAGGGGGGCCGGTCGGGGGAATACCAGACGGGGAAAGTGCGGCGGCTGCAGAACTCATCCGGAGCGGGGCGACCGTCCTGCAGATGGGAACGACCGACACGGCACACGCCCGGTACCGTTACACCCACGCGAAGTACCTGCTCACCGACGGTGATTCGGTGCTTCTCACGAGCGAGAACTTCAAGCCCGGCGGATTTCCCGGTGACGGTATCTCCGGAAACCGTGGATGGGGAGTGTATATCGAGGATCCGGGAGTAGCGCGGTATTTTGAAACGGTCTGGCACGAGGATGCCGAAGGAAACGACATAACACCCTTCGTTCCGCGGGATATGGCACCCGGTGACACGGGAGGAGGTGCATACACCGCGGGACACTCTCCCGCTTCATTCTCCGGCACCGTTGTCACGCCGGTCATATCCCCGGACACAAGCCGCTTAATCCCCGGACTGATCGACAGTGCCACCCGGACGCTCGATATCGAGCAGGCGTACATCACCCCCTGGCCGGAATCCGGAGAGAATCCGTATCTTGCGGCGGCGATCGATGCTGCCCGCAGGGGCGTCAGGGTTCGGGTGCTCCTTGATTCCTCCTGGTTCAACACCGACGGCAACAATGACAACGACGAATGCGTAGCGGCGATCAATGCGCTCGCACGTGAGGAAGGGCTTTTACTCGAGGCACGCTGCGCCGGGCTGGAGGCGCTCGGCCTCGAAAAGATACACACCAAGGGCGTCATTGTTGACGGCGAACGGGTGCTGGTCTCAAGCATCAACTGGAACGAAAATTCACCGTGCTTCAACCGCGAGGCTGGCGTTATCGTCGATCATCCGGGCGTCGGCGCCTACTTTACTGCCGTCTTTGAGGAAGACTGGACGGCTTCGGCCCCGGCAACGGGGAAAGGCGTCGACTGGACCAAATGGGCGGCCGCAGCAGGGATTGTTGCGGTGCTCGCAGTGCTCGGATACCGGCGGCACCGGCTCTGA
- a CDS encoding malate dehydrogenase: MAKVAIIGATGHIGQFAAHAITEIPHVSAMLLFGRAGREDLLEGIAHDFMDSFAAKGRNLSLSWSTNPEDLRGSDIIIIAAGVPRRKGQDRNDLAIENARVVAGITSVIGRIAPESLILMVTNPVDVMTAVALKYSGMEPRRVFGLGTHLDSMRLKSLIASHFNVHVSEVHTRIIGEHGESMVPLWSATTIGGIAIHNLPAFSNLPVDDLIADVRQAGEDIIRKKGSTIYGPGEAIATIVRTVLGNENRILTVSSYIKSEVHDIGDVCIGVPARINRSGSYPIPIRIESAEVTAFQASVEKIRSITTQVMNQLEADESP, from the coding sequence ATGGCAAAAGTAGCAATAATCGGTGCGACAGGCCATATCGGGCAATTTGCAGCGCACGCCATTACCGAAATTCCGCATGTGTCTGCAATGCTGCTCTTCGGACGTGCAGGACGCGAAGACCTGCTGGAAGGAATCGCACACGATTTTATGGATTCATTCGCTGCAAAAGGCAGGAATCTGTCGCTCTCGTGGAGCACGAATCCGGAAGACCTGCGGGGATCGGATATTATCATCATTGCGGCGGGAGTGCCGCGCCGCAAAGGTCAGGACAGAAACGACCTCGCAATCGAAAACGCACGGGTTGTTGCCGGTATAACGTCGGTGATCGGCCGAATCGCACCGGAGTCGCTCATCCTGATGGTCACCAATCCCGTCGACGTCATGACCGCCGTCGCCCTGAAATACTCGGGGATGGAACCGCGGAGGGTCTTCGGGCTCGGTACGCATCTCGACTCCATGCGCCTGAAATCACTGATTGCCAGCCATTTCAACGTCCATGTCAGCGAAGTGCATACCCGCATCATCGGTGAACACGGCGAAAGCATGGTTCCGCTCTGGTCTGCAACCACTATCGGCGGTATTGCGATTCATAATCTGCCTGCGTTTTCCAACCTGCCCGTGGATGATCTTATCGCCGACGTCAGACAGGCTGGCGAGGACATCATCCGGAAGAAAGGCTCGACGATCTATGGTCCCGGCGAGGCAATCGCGACAATCGTCCGGACGGTGCTCGGCAATGAAAACCGCATCCTTACGGTATCCAGCTACATTAAAAGCGAAGTCCATGATATCGGCGATGTCTGCATCGGCGTTCCCGCCCGAATCAACCGGAGCGGATCGTACCCGATTCCGATCCGGATCGAGAGTGCCGAAGTCACTGCATTCCAGGCATCGGTGGAGAAGATCCGCAGCATCACGACACAGGTCATGAACCAGCTTGAAGCAGATGAGTCTCCATAA
- a CDS encoding multidrug DMT transporter has translation MTSARRIYVWYGLLAALLFGAGSQFSKLMLTTVPPITMAGLLYAGSGAGLLLVTAGGFVIGKKRKAYEARLARSDIPWLLATMFFGTFLAPVTLMFSLPHTPAATAALLLSFEAVATTIVAVLWMKEPVGKRMWAALFLITLSCILLSYTPDAVFGISLGALGVLLTCSFWGLDNNIIQRISGKDPLLTIMVKGLCIGTAMLLVGRAAGEAMPAPGAVLASMAIGFMGFGGVMSISLLLAIRGLGSARAASLISLSPFFGVFFAFALFSEMPGELFFIAFLIMLAGTFLLVTERHTHEHTHPSVVHEHRHRHDDLHHDHAHEDGVPAVNGSGYHSHLHAHEEITHTHAHTPDIHHRHRH, from the coding sequence ATGACATCCGCACGCCGTATTTACGTCTGGTACGGGCTTCTCGCCGCCCTCCTCTTCGGAGCGGGATCTCAGTTCTCCAAGCTGATGCTGACAACGGTGCCGCCCATTACGATGGCCGGGCTTCTCTATGCCGGGAGCGGGGCCGGGTTGCTGCTCGTCACGGCGGGAGGTTTCGTCATCGGGAAAAAAAGGAAGGCATACGAGGCACGCCTGGCCCGCAGCGACATCCCGTGGCTGCTTGCCACGATGTTCTTCGGGACGTTTCTCGCTCCCGTCACCCTCATGTTCAGCCTGCCGCACACGCCCGCCGCAACCGCGGCCCTTCTGTTAAGCTTCGAGGCCGTGGCAACCACAATAGTGGCCGTCCTCTGGATGAAAGAGCCCGTCGGGAAAAGGATGTGGGCGGCGCTGTTTCTGATCACGCTCTCCTGTATTCTGCTCTCGTATACGCCCGATGCCGTGTTCGGGATCTCTCTCGGAGCACTCGGCGTGCTCCTGACCTGCAGTTTCTGGGGGCTTGACAATAACATCATCCAGCGCATCTCGGGCAAAGATCCGCTCCTCACCATTATGGTGAAGGGGCTTTGCATCGGAACAGCCATGCTCCTCGTCGGACGGGCGGCGGGAGAGGCGATGCCCGCTCCCGGTGCCGTACTTGCTTCCATGGCCATCGGGTTCATGGGATTCGGGGGAGTGATGAGCATCTCACTCCTGCTTGCCATCCGCGGACTCGGGTCGGCACGGGCGGCATCGCTCATCTCGCTCTCTCCCTTCTTCGGCGTCTTCTTCGCCTTTGCCCTTTTTTCCGAGATGCCGGGCGAGCTCTTTTTTATCGCCTTTCTCATCATGCTGGCAGGCACCTTCCTGCTCGTCACCGAGCGCCACACCCACGAACATACCCATCCGTCAGTGGTTCACGAACACCGGCACCGGCATGACGACCTCCACCATGATCATGCCCATGAGGACGGCGTCCCCGCGGTGAACGGATCCGGCTACCATTCCCACCTCCACGCCCACGAAGAGATCACCCACACCCATGCCCATACTCCCGATATCCACCACCGGCACCGGCACTGA
- a CDS encoding MBL fold metallo-hydrolase: protein MKRYSFVARMPDRPGALHRAADIITEFCGNINRIHYDRRIDPRTVFFELTALKADYERILSELSDIGYLQTSLETLSFLKFLVSLPHRPGALDDFLTYTTQAGANISSIDFDERGSHPDRVTVSLNVEESEAARDLLDRLKSQYPLEILEYDTTGEKLDNTVFYVRFAQKLRPLMESPDEPFLLSFLHNINHIVQELTGRGENPVQVFENILTTGETLNRTTGDGFYADVQQIHVAPDCTITCFQLPCGGSIYIIDTPEDRVMVDTGYGIYYADVDLMLREFGLGDREKTSRLIITHADADHCGAGGLFGIPALMHPGTLEIIRRANRAYGSRSENSVLEEVYTTMIGLFSRFAPPQKVELLPVESQGTRGVFHIIDTIGIGDLEFEILESPGGHLYGQIFMYCHRQGILFTGDSLMNFASLTGERRKYNSLADFLVTSVNVDSDLARTERRALLDLAEEANQRLRAEGRSCLICGGHGAVSVLRDGRLEVAAETEHYTRQKGL, encoded by the coding sequence ATGAAACGCTATTCATTTGTAGCCCGGATGCCTGACCGGCCGGGTGCATTGCACCGTGCCGCGGATATCATCACGGAGTTTTGCGGCAACATCAACCGGATTCACTACGACAGGCGGATTGATCCGCGAACCGTCTTCTTCGAGCTGACGGCTTTAAAAGCCGATTACGAACGGATACTCTCGGAACTTTCGGACATCGGCTATCTCCAGACATCCCTCGAAACCCTCAGCTTCCTGAAATTTCTGGTCAGCCTTCCCCACCGTCCGGGGGCACTCGACGATTTTCTCACCTATACGACACAGGCCGGGGCAAATATCTCCTCTATTGACTTTGACGAGAGGGGCAGTCATCCCGACCGCGTGACCGTAAGCCTGAATGTCGAGGAGAGCGAGGCCGCACGTGATCTCCTCGACCGGCTGAAATCGCAGTACCCTCTTGAGATCCTCGAATACGACACGACCGGTGAAAAGCTCGACAACACGGTATTTTATGTCAGGTTTGCCCAGAAACTCCGGCCACTCATGGAAAGCCCGGACGAGCCGTTCCTGCTCTCCTTCCTCCATAACATCAATCATATCGTCCAGGAGCTGACCGGCCGGGGTGAAAATCCGGTACAGGTATTCGAAAATATTCTCACGACGGGCGAAACGCTGAACCGCACGACCGGAGACGGATTTTATGCGGATGTGCAGCAGATACACGTCGCACCGGACTGTACGATCACCTGTTTCCAGCTCCCGTGCGGAGGCAGTATCTACATCATCGACACGCCGGAAGACCGGGTGATGGTCGACACCGGATATGGCATTTACTATGCCGATGTCGATCTCATGCTCCGGGAGTTCGGGCTTGGCGACCGGGAAAAGACCAGCCGTCTCATTATTACACACGCAGATGCGGACCACTGCGGTGCCGGCGGCCTTTTCGGCATACCCGCGCTGATGCATCCGGGAACTCTCGAAATCATCAGGCGGGCAAACCGTGCCTATGGCTCACGGAGCGAGAACTCCGTTCTCGAAGAGGTCTACACGACGATGATCGGGCTCTTTTCCCGTTTTGCACCTCCGCAGAAGGTCGAGCTTCTGCCGGTCGAATCGCAGGGAACCCGGGGAGTGTTTCACATCATCGACACCATCGGCATCGGCGATCTTGAATTCGAGATTCTTGAAAGTCCCGGCGGGCACCTCTACGGACAGATATTTATGTACTGCCACCGTCAGGGCATCCTCTTTACGGGAGACAGCCTGATGAACTTTGCCAGCCTGACCGGAGAACGCCGGAAATATAATTCCCTTGCAGATTTTCTGGTGACCTCGGTCAATGTCGACAGTGACCTGGCCCGCACGGAGCGCCGTGCCCTGCTGGATCTTGCAGAGGAAGCGAATCAACGGTTGCGAGCGGAAGGACGTTCATGCCTGATCTGCGGGGGGCACGGCGCGGTATCGGTGCTCCGGGACGGCAGACTTGAAGTCGCAGCGGAGACCGAACACTATACGCGGCAAAAAGGGCTCTGA
- a CDS encoding mannose-6-phosphate isomerase: MYVKDCRNGPYARVMDRSLLAEILHPDREGEPELNCSIARARVPAGEATLPHRLTASAEVYYILAGEGTMYIGDETARVYPDTLVYIPPGAVQHIRNTGASDLIFLCIVDPRWRSADEELVPLP; the protein is encoded by the coding sequence TTGTATGTAAAAGACTGCCGTAACGGCCCCTATGCACGGGTGATGGACCGCTCATTGCTTGCCGAGATCCTGCATCCCGACCGGGAGGGGGAACCGGAGCTGAACTGCAGTATCGCACGGGCACGCGTTCCTGCAGGAGAAGCGACCCTGCCTCACCGCCTCACTGCTTCGGCCGAAGTGTACTATATTCTCGCCGGGGAGGGAACGATGTATATCGGAGACGAAACTGCCCGGGTCTATCCGGACACGCTCGTGTACATTCCGCCCGGTGCCGTCCAGCATATCAGGAACACCGGTGCATCAGACCTCATATTCCTCTGTATCGTCGATCCCCGGTGGCGGTCTGCCGACGAGGAGCTTGTCCCGCTCCCATGA
- the ef1B gene encoding elongation factor 1-beta (EF-1-alpha; functions during elongation stage of protein translation; forms a dimer; associates with EF-1-beta-GDP complex and promotes exchange of GDP to GTP resulting in regeneration of the active form of EF-1-alpha) — protein sequence MGDVVIILKIMPESPEIDLEALKAAIRDTVPVQDLVVEPIGFGLSALKVAVVVPDSEGAPDRVEESLRELQGVGSAEIVSLTLT from the coding sequence GTGGGTGATGTAGTAATTATTTTAAAAATCATGCCCGAATCACCCGAGATTGATCTTGAAGCGCTGAAAGCGGCGATCCGGGATACCGTCCCGGTTCAGGATCTTGTCGTGGAGCCTATCGGCTTCGGGCTTTCAGCACTCAAGGTGGCTGTCGTCGTACCGGACAGCGAAGGCGCCCCCGACAGGGTCGAGGAATCGCTTCGCGAACTTCAGGGTGTCGGCAGTGCGGAGATCGTATCGCTGACACTTACCTGA
- a CDS encoding methyltransferase type 12: protein MEYWELEGIAQGSLAIMNPTSGPGICEALAPAGLSPGDRVIDVGCGTGTVLALLAKEYGISGTGIDLREKFCRQAEQNLWKQGLAHRVRILCGDAAGYIPDQTFDCAVCLGASFIWGGIESAIAALRKMVHTDGWILIGDRYWRNERVSPEFAREWPDILTEYEFLCLTRAERCTLAGVVRSGEDDWDRYESAIWQACRRWLNDHPADPRRESVREYLDRIQEEYLGYGREHVGWAMYLLAAGGDSETVESG, encoded by the coding sequence ATGGAATACTGGGAACTGGAAGGTATCGCACAGGGATCGCTTGCGATCATGAATCCGACGAGCGGGCCGGGAATCTGCGAAGCACTGGCACCTGCCGGCCTGTCTCCGGGGGACCGCGTGATCGATGTGGGATGCGGAACCGGAACCGTGCTGGCCCTGCTTGCCAAAGAGTACGGCATTTCCGGAACAGGAATCGATCTGCGGGAAAAATTCTGCCGGCAGGCGGAACAGAACCTGTGGAAGCAGGGGCTTGCGCACCGGGTCAGGATCCTCTGCGGGGATGCCGCCGGGTATATTCCGGACCAGACGTTTGACTGTGCCGTCTGCCTCGGTGCGTCGTTTATCTGGGGAGGCATAGAGTCGGCCATTGCGGCACTCAGGAAGATGGTGCATACGGACGGGTGGATCCTCATCGGGGACAGGTACTGGAGAAACGAGCGTGTCTCCCCCGAATTCGCACGTGAATGGCCCGATATACTCACCGAATACGAGTTCCTCTGCCTGACGAGGGCGGAGAGATGCACGCTCGCGGGAGTTGTACGGTCGGGAGAGGATGACTGGGACCGGTACGAATCGGCGATATGGCAGGCATGCCGCAGATGGCTGAACGACCATCCCGCCGATCCGCGCCGGGAGTCAGTCAGGGAGTATCTGGACCGTATTCAGGAAGAGTATCTCGGCTACGGGCGGGAGCATGTCGGATGGGCGATGTACCTCCTCGCAGCGGGAGGCGATTCGGAAACCGTGGAGTCCGGATGA
- a CDS encoding anion transporter, which yields MKKTIGKILGVILFFIVILLPFDPAVFPVPAQYVAAATTLMVVWWVTEAIPIQATALIPIVLFPLLGVLSPGEAAAPYADKTIFLFMGGFIIAMSMQRWGLHKRIALHIIRTMGTSPRRLVLGFMVATAFLSMWISNTATAMMMIPIAIAIIATILPDAQVALEDMTEEQRDFSECLVISIAHAATIGGIATIIGTPPNGIFIAQLETLFPGAPSIDFFTWMKFGLPLACVFIPFSWAWLVYGPYRHMPRMIAHGKEIIDERLRELGSMGRGEKWTLFVFVFTAFAWIFRTEKVIGDLVIPGLNTVFPGIHDSTIAIFGAILLFLLPVDRSAGIYTMNWEWAKKIPWGILILFGGGICLSTAFIKSGLANVIVGYFSAFHALPIIIVIIIIGLLISLLTEVTSNTAMASVMMPIMAVTAVSMAIHPFMLMITAAIATSMAFMLPVATPPNAVAYGSGYISMHDMIRSGWVINLIGVALLTVFMFTIIMWALGFTPDLPAWAVSPIATP from the coding sequence ATGAAAAAAACGATCGGGAAAATTCTTGGGGTTATTTTATTTTTTATTGTAATTCTGCTACCCTTTGACCCTGCAGTATTTCCCGTCCCGGCCCAGTATGTGGCCGCGGCAACGACGCTGATGGTGGTCTGGTGGGTGACCGAGGCGATCCCGATCCAGGCCACCGCCCTCATTCCGATTGTCCTCTTCCCGTTGCTCGGGGTTCTGAGTCCCGGGGAAGCGGCGGCTCCCTACGCTGACAAGACGATCTTTCTCTTTATGGGCGGGTTTATTATCGCGATGTCAATGCAGCGGTGGGGACTGCATAAACGCATCGCTCTTCACATTATCAGGACGATGGGCACGAGCCCCCGGCGCCTTGTGCTCGGGTTCATGGTCGCCACCGCGTTTCTTTCGATGTGGATTTCAAACACCGCGACAGCGATGATGATGATCCCCATCGCCATCGCCATAATCGCCACGATCCTTCCCGATGCGCAGGTGGCGCTTGAAGATATGACCGAGGAACAGCGTGACTTTTCCGAGTGCCTCGTCATCTCGATTGCCCATGCGGCGACAATCGGCGGGATTGCCACCATAATCGGGACTCCGCCGAACGGCATATTCATTGCCCAGCTCGAGACGCTCTTTCCCGGCGCTCCCTCTATCGACTTCTTCACGTGGATGAAGTTCGGGCTTCCTCTGGCATGCGTCTTCATCCCGTTCTCGTGGGCATGGCTCGTGTACGGGCCGTACCGCCATATGCCCCGGATGATTGCCCATGGCAAGGAGATCATCGACGAACGGCTCCGGGAACTGGGGTCGATGGGCCGGGGCGAGAAATGGACGCTCTTTGTCTTTGTTTTCACCGCCTTTGCCTGGATATTCCGGACGGAAAAGGTGATAGGCGATTTGGTCATTCCGGGCCTCAATACGGTCTTCCCCGGCATTCATGACTCGACGATTGCAATCTTCGGAGCGATTCTTCTCTTCCTCCTGCCCGTCGACCGGAGTGCGGGCATCTATACGATGAACTGGGAATGGGCGAAGAAGATACCGTGGGGCATTCTGATCCTCTTTGGCGGTGGCATCTGCCTCTCGACGGCATTCATCAAGAGTGGTCTCGCAAATGTTATCGTGGGATATTTCTCCGCGTTTCACGCTCTCCCCATTATCATCGTCATCATCATTATCGGCCTTCTGATATCACTTCTCACGGAGGTGACCTCGAATACGGCGATGGCTTCGGTGATGATGCCGATCATGGCCGTGACCGCCGTATCGATGGCCATCCACCCGTTTATGCTCATGATAACCGCCGCCATTGCCACGTCAATGGCATTCATGCTGCCGGTGGCGACACCACCGAATGCCGTGGCCTACGGGAGCGGATATATCAGCATGCATGACATGATTCGCTCGGGTTGGGTCATCAATCTTATCGGGGTGGCACTCCTGACCGTATTCATGTTCACCATTATCATGTGGGCGCTCGGTTTTACCCCCGACCTTCCGGCTTGGGCGGTCTCCCCCATTGCCACTCCCTGA
- a CDS encoding Fis family transcriptional regulator — translation MSTVPCDIMVCDSLARNLLPRMRAEMVYRLVNDQGISQSEVAKRLGVSRAAISQYMSRKRGGGPGDLSPDLNDMVNLWADAVMRDDVTITLCDVCRCARNCRWTFD, via the coding sequence ATGAGTACTGTGCCGTGCGACATCATGGTCTGCGATTCCCTCGCAAGAAATCTCCTGCCGCGAATGCGTGCTGAGATGGTGTACCGTCTGGTCAATGACCAGGGAATCAGCCAGAGCGAGGTTGCAAAGCGACTCGGTGTGAGCAGAGCGGCTATCTCACAATACATGAGCAGAAAACGGGGCGGGGGACCCGGAGATCTCTCCCCGGATCTGAATGACATGGTAAATCTCTGGGCAGACGCAGTAATGCGTGACGATGTCACGATTACGCTCTGTGATGTCTGCAGGTGCGCGAGAAATTGCAGATGGACCTTCGATTAA